The following are from one region of the Hemiscyllium ocellatum isolate sHemOce1 chromosome 26, sHemOce1.pat.X.cur, whole genome shotgun sequence genome:
- the LOC132828089 gene encoding Fc receptor-like protein 5 → MLCFSQRGHLGEYILKTPFTLLASSNLWTNEKVTGTVGRSITINCRYDTWFKSNMKYWCLGRSARCSYLVRTTDPGGQQGRMSIKDYTAQGVFVVTMEDLRIKDAGWYSCGIDRQVIDELRAVKVEVSDEPVSVPVIRFLTPNIWCFENLVSVSCESVQGSFPIRYTWYERTRSVGSTISENNILDLHCQLFKQQYNQYYCIASNTQGEQYSETVKVTIVHRSERNCSFVAQIGNRGSGVVPVKSKVTGVLGRAITIDCHYDQWSQWSVKVWMRQCSVLVKSSEHHGQRGRMSITDNTTQNKFSVTMEDLRSEDAGWYSCGIDQSGLISVSAIELHISDDPVSLPELRFLSSPPNASCFGSSVSISCESVQGSLPIHYTWYERTPSEASKISNTSKLDLHCQSFTHQHHQYYCTASNTQGEKSSEIVNVSVTHRPGENCSYVAQISNSGADDCYKISTVSSTTTNSNITSQLNISHNTYTKTLGEHHGLYKNDFEHSKFPINEVALGGGDLQQETQFEKNGLTIWD, encoded by the exons CTTCATCAAATTTGTGGACAAACGAAAAAGTAACTGGAACTGTGGGAAGATCGATCACAATAAATTGTAGATATGACACATGGTTCAAGTCCAACATGAAATACTGGTGTCTTGGTCGGTCTGCCCGTTGCTCATATTTGGTGAGAACAACTGATCCAGGTGGACAGCAAGGAAGAATGTCAATCAAAGATTACACAGCACAAGGAGTATTTGTTGTGACCATGGAGGATCTTCGCATCAAAGATGCAGGATGGTACAGCTGTGGTATTGATAGACAAGTTATTGATGAATTACGTGCTGTGAAGGTTGAAGTATCTGATG AACCTGTGTCTGTCCCTGTAATTCGATTTTTAACACCAAATATCTGGTGTTTTGAGAACCTAGTTTCTGTTTCCTGTGAGTCTGTCCAGGGATCCTTTCCCATTCGGTACACATGGTACGAAAGGACCCGATCTGTAGGTTCAACGATTTCTGAGAACAATATACTGGATCTACATTGTCAATTATTCAAACAACAATATAATCAATATTACTGCATAGCCTCAAACACTCAGGGAGAACAATACAGTGAAACGGTGAAAGTGACAATTGTCCACAGATCAGAGAGGAACTGCAGTTTTGTGGCACAGATTGGGAACCGAG GTTCAGGTGTAGTGCCGGTGAAAAGTAAAGTAACAGGAGTTTTGGGAAGAGCGATCACAATAGACTGTCACTATGACCAATGGTCACAATGGTCTGTGAAAGTTTGGATGCGCCAGTGCTCTGTTTTAGTAAAATCAAGTGAACATCATGGACAACGAGGAAGGATGTCGATCACAGATAACACGACACAAAATAAATTTTCTGTTACGATGGAGGATCTTCGCTCAGAAGATGCAGGATGGTACAGCTGTGGTATTGATCAATCCGGCCTCATTTCAGTGTCTGCTATAGAGCTGCATATATCTGACG ACCCTGTGTCTCTTCCTGAACTTAGATTTTTATCATCTCCACCAAATGCGTCATGTTTTGGGAGCTCGGTGTCAATCTCCTGTGAATCTGTCCAGGGATCCCTCCCCATTCACTACACATGGTATGAAAGGACCCCATCTGAAGCTTCAAAGATCTCTAACACCAGTAAACTGGATCTACATTGTCAATCCTTCACACATCAACATCATCAATATTACTGCACAGCCTCAAATACTCAAGGAGAAAAATCCAGTGAAATTGTTAATGTGTCAGTCACACACAGACCAGGGGAGAACTGCAGTTATGTGGCACAAATCAGCAACAGTG gAGCTGATGACTGTTATAAAATTTCAACAGTATCATCGACAACTACAAATTCAAACATCACGTCTCAACTTAATATAAG TCACAATACTTACACAAAAACATTAGGTGAGCATCATGGCCTTTACAAGAATGATTTTGAGCACTCTAAGTTCCCCATCAATGAGGTGGCCCTGGGTGGAGGGGATTTGCAGCAGGAGACGCAGTTTGAGAAGAATGGGTTgaccatttgggactga